CGTAATTGATAACATGGGTTTTTCTTGTTCCAGAATCATTGAGCCTTTGACTTCCCGGTGCTCCAAGTTCCGCTTTAAACCTCTTGCCAATGACATCCAACAGGAGCGACTCATAGAAATCTGTGAGAAAGAGAGCCTCAAATACAGCAAAGAGGTACATGATGATCTGTGCATTTGTCATTATCAACAAAAATATCACTTTTTATTAGCAACTCTTTGGATTGCTGGGATTTAAACACACGGTCTCTTGAAGCACTTGGAAGCCCAGTGTGTCCCCTCTTCTTTAAATACATCATAGTGGCTGTGCCAGTaaatctgaacacaaaacatGGTTAAAGAAAACCCAAAAAACTTTAGTGTGAGAATTATGTtataatataacaatatgttataacaaaaaaacaaaaccttttttattttagagaacttatggaaaaacaaaaaaaaggatgttaaaaaattaaaagaaaccAAAGCGGCCTGCAAAAAGAAGCTCCAGTTTCAGTGCTAGATTATTTCTTACTTAATGtttgaaattttgtttttttgaagaaTGGAGAAAAGGCAGTTGTATCAGGTAGTAAAGCACCATTAAGTAAAACTTTTGGAGTCTAACATCTTAAATCTGAAATGTTACCTCCTTAAAATTGAAAACTGGCCACAAATGTTTAGTAGTTATTTAAGTGATATCCTCTTCTTGCTATGGGTCATTGATAATGAAAATAAGCAACAATCAAATAAGATCTGTCATAACAATAACACACCCTTTTCCCAGGAAAGTTCAGACATTTCATAAAATGCAGTGAAAACAAGAATCTGTTCTTGACCCTTTTAACTGACAAAAGCACAGAGAAatgattttcactgtttaccACTATTTGGCTGTACAACTTGATTGTATTGggtaaatattaataaattttgaatttgatgcatgcAATGCACACAAAAgttgaaatgagaaaaaaactcaaaatgagaGCTTacaatgttttgaaacattccaTAACAAGCAGGTGAATTGGTCACAAGCGAGGGCTTCATGATTGGGTGAAAAAAAACAAGCGTCCAGCAAAGGCAGCCTTTGTAAGCAAAGATTGTCGCTCACCATTTTGTCTCAACAAGCTATGTGAGAGAATTGTCAAACTGTTTAAACATAACATTTCTTAACACAAGATTGCAAAGAATTTAGTTCTTTCTCCATCTACCATATATAATATTGTGAaaaaatccagagaaatctctgtgtagGGCAAAACCAGAAACTGCTGTTTAATGTGTGTGACCTTTGAGCCTTTAGATGACATTAAATGAGAAACGGTCATGGTACTGTATTTAAATATAGCCACATGGGCTCACATACTCTAGAAAACCATTGACAGATAGTTGGCCTCTGCATCAAGAAATGCAACTTGAATCAAATTGATATgatggtatgagtggatcagacacagcagttggagtttgtaaatgttgtccactcactgtcaactctattagacacacctaccttgtcagtctaccttgtagatataaagtcagaaacgatagctcatctgctgctgcacagtttgtgttgatcatcctctagtccttgatcagtggtcacaggatgctgttggctggacattttcggctggtggactattctctgtccagcagtgacaatgaggtgtttaaaaactccagcagcactgctgtgtctgatccactcagaccagtgcaacacacaccaccacctcgtcagtgttactgcagtgctgagaatgatccacctgctctgtgagggtccaggaggtcttgaccactgaagaacagggtaaaagggggctaacaaagtattagagaaacagatggactacagtctgtaactgtagaactacaaggtgCTCCTATAAAGTAACTGGAACTGCTGAAATGGACAacgagcatagaaacaaggaggtggtcataatgcaAGATATCTTGGACTGCATGTGAAGTAGGCCATGCTGTTTGATGAAAAACAGTTGTACTTAGTCGTTCTGTATATTCTTTTACAGGGAATTGAAGCGCTGGTGAAGGTGTCAGAGGGTGATCTGCGGAAAGCAATAACGCTTCTCCAGAGTGCAGCCAGGCTCAGTACAGAGAAAGAAATCACAGAAAGCGTCATCATAGAGATCGCAGGGGTGAGCCGTCATACGATAACATAGCAGCTTTATAATGCTGATTTAGCAGAATCTCAGAATTTGGAATTTCAGACTTGTTTGAACACGTGAATGTGTTCTGGTTTTAGGTGGTTCCGCCTAAAGTGATCGAAAATCTGCTTCAAACCTGTTACAAAGGCACCTTTGAAAAACTAGAGGTCGCTGTGAAGGTATGTGCTGGAGTACTATGTACAGTTCACTGATATGActtatctttgtttttatgttaaaattctgattatgattatgattgaAACTTGGCTACATTCAGATAGCTGGTACACACtgctttttatttagtttagccGTTAGATTCTCTGCTTATAATATAACTCCTTTTTCATTGACAATGTAATTAACatcataacttttttttgttgaacATCGATCATCTATGCTTGTGCAAAATTTGTGGATACATTGACCAAATTAAGCCTTGTCTGAAAAAACTCTGCTTTGTTGTTCTTTGTCCACTGCTGACAGACTATGATAGATGAAGGCTATGCTGGAACACAGATCCTCAACCAGCTCCATGACATCATCATAGAGGAAAGCTTGAGTGACAAACAGAAGTCTGTTATCACAGAGAAGATGGCAGTAAGTGTTGGGGAAATAATGTAATTGTTTAATTTGTGTGTTCCATGTGTTAAGTGGATTCTGCCTTCTAATATGGTTGGAATTGGACTGTATGAAAAGTTTGACAAGAAATTACCTCGGTTTTCGGTATCATTGTGATGTGAAAACATACATTCTGATCGTTTCACTACAGTTATTGTATTGAAATACGTTATTTAACCTCTTTGGCACAAAAATCTACCAATTTAAGTAAACAAAATGATCACCAAAACCACTGTATACTGTTCAGATTTTAACTGTATAAATCTTGGTGCATGTTTTGCAGGGAGACAGCAGTAAGCTATTAACTTCCCAAATAACCTTCTTTACCtcaatactttaaaaaaagtaatcCGTTCAGATTCCACTGTATCAATGGCCGCAGTCTAGAACCTGACATCATTCACCGCGTTAGGCTCCAGGACTCGTCATTCATAAGAAACCTCTAAAAGCGTTTTGGCTGTATAGTTGCCCAACTTTTAAAATCTGAAAGGAAGTGGAAACAGTTGCGGGACACCCTTTTCCGTATACTAGCAGAACGCCTCTCTGACATAATAGCAAACTCAATAAGCAAGctatttttatttgaagtttggTCTAACCAAGTCTTACATACCctgaataatatttttaataaacaggGTCTGAAATCATTTCAGGATCTTGGAGAAAAGTTAATTTTGCCAGGGttccttttttatatttaatattgagCTCTGCTTTAAAATTTTAGTGTGCCATGGTCTAATCAAATAATTCTGTACCCTTTACAGAAACGCATAGACTCTACTGTTGTATCAAGAGGCATGATATCTACAGTGTACACATTACTccttaaacatattttaattctTTAGTGTCTTTTTTTTGGGAAAGGGAATTTGCTGTTAAACCTAGTTGGGTCACAGAGTGGAAGAATAATTTTATTACTTCAAAGAATCATCATACTTCAGTTCATCAAATGATTCATTCTGAGTTCATATTAAAGGCACATGCTACACCCACTTTACTGTACAGACTTAAAGTTAGGAAGCCCTTGTGGTCAATTCTGTAACTCAACAGCTGTTggaatgtatatacatatattttaggAGTGTTCTATTGTGGATATGTTCTGGTCCCATGTTCAAGATGGTCTCTCTCTAATATTTTGGGGAAATTTTACCCCAGATTTGTGGACTTTCCTTTGACTTGATGACTGCAGAGTTTTTTCAACTTACCAAGAAAGGCTTTTTGGCCGGCCTTACAGCAGCCAAAAAAGACAATCTTGAAAACCCTCCATTGTTGTGCATCTAATTTGGCTTACTTATTTTGGGGCCATTTCTCCTCTGAGAGGTATCGCAGCCAGGATAAATAAGGCCAAAACAAGAACAACTGTATCAAGGTCAAATACTGAGAAAGATCTGTTAAAAATAATGAGAGCTTAATGACTTTTATTAACTGATGTGAGTGTGGAAACTCTCACTGATCATCACTACTATCGCCATTAGCATTACTGGAATCAAATAGTAACTATTAACTCTATATCTATCATGAGGAATCCTGTGTGCATATCTTGGACTTTGTCAATACAGTTCTTGTGATTCATATGTTTGCTTATtcaccagggtatattttggttttaccctctgaatttacatgaccaaaccTTAAGGCAAATTATTAAGTAATTGCAAGAAAtaagttgtttttatttattaagttccctcaaattaacaaaaaatgttttatgatatatacatacacgTATTGagatgcttacaatttactgctgaatgccaaaaatcttagacactctttgtattattttatagaaataatttttccagagcagatcactgaagagatgccatctgtttatagtttatagcccagatttgtggaaaaatggatcggctttcagtagacaaaaatatataaatgataaatgttttttttcatgttttgtcatTAGGTGGTTGATAAATGCTTGGTAGACGGTGCTGATGAATACTTGCAGCTGTTGGGCCTCTCCTCCGTCATCATGCAGCAGGCCACACAGAACAGCTGAGTGCACCATGGACTACAGTAGAGACCCTCCATTCATTTTGAATCTtttgtacttaaaaaaaaaaaaaaaaagatgtaattAAACTTTACTTTTCTCAAATCTTCATTGTCTGTACTGTTCTCATTGACCATTTGGTAGATGCATTGATTACATGAAATAAGTGGTGGTAACTAAAAGTATACTTATTTCAGAGCCCAAGGGAGGAGTAGTCACCAAACCGGCCTAGGCAAGACCAAAAAGGGCGCCTCCTGTAAAATCGCTGCATAATAGCAGAATTGTGTGTAATAGAAGCCACTACTGATTGTCTGTTTTCATTAGTAACTGAAAGCAGCTTAGTCTATGTCCAGTCTATTGGATGTACCTCCAAATTGAGCATCTCTGTTTAATAGCAGGTTGTCAAGCACTGGTTACTCTCTTCCATGTGTTCTGGACAGTGTTGTGCGGCTGGGGCGACTTGCCCTCAAGGAGACATGTTCTAACCATAGCCCTCTTAGGACTGTTTACGGTGCTGTAGAACTTCAGAGAGACTTGCTATAGTGTTTAAGTAAGACTCAGTTGAGATGaaacaaatattaaatgtgGCTGTTTATTTTCCCTGCAGTCACCACAAGCAAACATTCTGACAGCATGAGACTCAGAATAGCTAACTTGCTGGTGGTGATTATTTTGGAAAGTTCAGCATGACTATTTTTGATGAACACCAAACTTGTTTTTAGCTTGTGAGCAAGCTAAAAAGCACTTTAAACATCcatttaaatgtgcattaaaaaggGGGGTGTAACATTTGCAACAAGTCTTTTTACAGGTTATACTGTTTGTGCCGGAACTCACGACATATATACTTCCATACAGTAATGTACTGAATTAAACTTTGTATTGAAGAAAGCTTTCTGAGCATTTGCTTCCATGATAAGTGGGGATGGTGGAAGTAGAAGGTGAATCCTACTGGATGATGGAAACAAAGTGTAAATGTTTTCAAGGTTGGGAAAGGCCACTGCCTTTGGATCAAGGATTATAGAGGTTTTAAAAAGGGCCAATTTTAGTCAGGCtggtccaaaaaaaaagttttcctgtTTTGCTCCCTCCCTGATTTCAGATGTAAAGATACTGTGTCAATTATGTCAACCAGTTGGATCGCTGATGAGTCTGAAAAATcataaatgtgtatattttaaaatttattttcaaaacagaAAAGTACTTTTCATGGTTTGTGCTATGTACAGTGTAGTGGCCCAGAGCAGTGTCTGATGTCAAGGTTATTTATGATTAAACAGCTTTAATACAAAtatgaaattaattaaaaagtgCTTACATAATTCAGAAAGGCCAGGAAATCTGACTGCTCTACAATAACTATGTTAGTTTCCCATAGTTGGCAGATTTGAAACAGCACTTATACTTGTTAGTCCAGAAGTAAATGGTTAAACAACAGAGAACATCTAACATGTATCTTTATTGGTCtagggaaaaaaaattctgaaagaATAATTGTAACGAGCCCATGTGTCCCACAACAGCAGTCTACTTGTACTGCACCTACAACAATCCTCATTACAGCTAGCGATCAAAAGTCACTTCAGTTAGCAAAACCGGACTTTATAAATGTCCTTCAGCATTGAGACCAAAAGACTCAAATAgcgttttcaataaaataaggACAATGCCGCTGTTTATAGTGCAACAGTGAGCACCACATCAAACGCAACCATCCAAGGATTTAAATCAGATCAGCCACATTCATAGGCTCCTCCTCAACAGTAgtgcacttgtaaaattacataataaacgttatgctcacttaaaccatttgcaatttactgcattgttctgtaatgatttacaagttaAATAAATCGTTTTGAAATCAGATAAATCTCACCTTCTTGGAAGATCCCTGAATTAGATTAAACGATTCGAGCTCAACTAGAGGAGCCAATACAAACTGAAGAGATCTTGGGTTCGATTGCTGAAATGCAAAGCAGCAAGACCCCGGGGCCTGACGGCTATCCAATTGGGTTCTATAAAAAATTTGCTTACAAGTTAGCCCCACTTCTTCTTCAAATGTAGAATTATGCCTTAAAATCTGGCTGTTTACCCAAGACTTTAACCGAAGCCTCCATTCCACTCCGTTTAAAACCAGGTAAAGATCCAGTGGAATGTAGCTCATATAGACCCATTTCATCACTGAATGTAGACGTCAAGATCTTGGCTAAACTTATTTCTGTTAAATTGGGAAAGGTTATACTTAGTTTAATTTCTCCTGATCAGACTGGATTTATGCAAGGACGTTCTTCATTTGTGAATATACGTAAACTGCTCAGTGTTGTATATAGCACCCCACATTCTGAATTACCGGAGGCTATCATTTTGCTCGATGCTGACAAAGCATTCGATAGAGTGGAGTGGGCATACGTTTGCTGTATTAAAATGCTTTGGATTTGGTCCAAAATTCATTTCCTGGATACAGTTGTTATATACCTCCCCTACAGTCTGTGTAACTACCAATGGATTCAATTCTGATTATTTCCCCCTTTCTAGAGCTACTAGGCAAGGGTGTCCCTTGAGCCCGAGTTTGTTTGCACTAGTTATTGAACACTTATCAATCTCTCTCAAGACAACAGCTAACTTTCAAGGCATATACAGAAGGGAAATAGAATACAAGGTATCTCTGTATGCAGACAATTTAATATTATACATATCAGACCCATCATTTCGTATACcccaaattattaaaatgttagACCAGTTTGGTAGTTTCTCTGGTTATAAAGTAAATTATTCGAGGAGTATATGTTTCCCTTTAAACTGAACAAACATGTTTAACCCATACTCTGTCTTACTGCTTTGTACATCATTAACAGGATTCAAACACCTGGGAGTATATATATCACTCGCTCATTTAAAGAACTTCACTCCAAAAACTTTACACCTCTTCTGGATAAACTCAAACAAGATCTTCAGAAATGGGATGCTTTGCGTCTATCTTTAGTAGGCTGAataaactgtattaaaatgatgacttttccaaggtttatatatttatttcaaagtcttcctgtttttttaacaaaagcCTTTTTCTATTCCCTAGATGAACAGTTATTATCACTTGTCTGGGAAGGTAAGACCCCTAGAATACATAGGATTCTTCTTCAGCAACAAAGAAGTATAGGAGGCCTTGCTTTACCTAATTTTTTACACTATTACTGGGCAGCCAATGCACAAAAGATAGTTCTATGGTATCAGTGCCCTCAGTTAGACTGGTGTATCTCAGAAGCAAATTCCTGTATTAATCCCTCACTGTTAGCTCCAGTTACTACTAATTTACCTTTACCCATCTCAAATTACACGTCATGTCCATTTGTTAGATCTACTTtatacagtggtatgcaaaagtttgggcacccctaataattttcatgatttgcctttataaatcattggttgttcggatcagcaatttcagttaaatatatcatatagcagATGAACACAGTGATATTTGAGAAGTGAAAGTTAGTTTataggatttacagaaagtgtgcaataattatttaaactaAATTAGACAggtgcataagtttgggcacccttgtcgttttattgatttgaatATCTTTAGCACTAATTACTGGAACATAAAATTTGTTTTGTAATCTCAGTGACCTTTGACCTACATACACAGGTGAATCCAATTATGAGAAAGGGTTAAGGTGGCCAATTGCAAGTGTTTCTCCTCTTTGCATCTTCTCTGAAGAGTGGCAACGTGGGAGCCTCAAAACAACTCCCAAATGACCTGAAAACAAAGATTGTTCAACATCATGGTTTAGGGGAAGGATACAAAAAGCAATCTCAGAGATTTCAGCTGTCAGTTTCCACTGTGAGGAACATAGTGAGGAAATGGACGACCACAGGCACAGTTCTAGTTAAGGCCCGAAGTGGCAGGCCAAGAAAAATCTCAGATTGGCAGAGGCGAAGGATAGTGAGAACAGCCATAGTCAACTCTCAGTTAATAGCGATGCAATACAATTAGGTCTGCACcagcattttttacattttactatgATTGATACAAGGTGGGACAACCCAGCTTCACCAAGATATAGTTACATACAGCTCTAGGTAACTGGGGCGTCTGCTCTAGGTGGCCAATGGTGGCTGCGAGAACCTGCTGGAAGGCAGGGCTCGAACACTGAGCATTGATGAACAAAGGTGAGGACAGTAGGAGGAGAGCCATGAATCGGTGGGTGATGGAGCGCAAAGCCCAAGCTCTGCCGATGAACGAGAGCTCGTTGCTCCACCTCCTCATCACCGCCTCATGCGACCGCAGCTCATTCAACTGGATCAAACGTGAGGTGGAGTGGAGTGGCCTCACTGCAGAGCTTGGGACTCGCTTCTTGTCTCCCACTGTCATTCACGTCACTCTCATCCACTTAAGAGCTGTGCAAAATGAGAAGAAACTTAAGGTTTTCTGACTATGCACCTACATGGCTATAAGAGAGCTGCTATGCTAGCCTGGTGCTGATTTTCCAAAGTCATCAGGGCACCAAGATCACCCTAAGGTAACTAATCTTAATGCTACACTGCTTCTGGAATTTGTACCTTGTATcgtaaaaaagtaaaacaataatACTTATTAAGGTAGTACTTACACAGAAACCTCCTGATTAACAAGTCAAAAACACATCCTGGGGTCCCAACCACTATGTGGTAAGCCTCAGCTTGGAGTTTCTGCATCTCATTTAGAACATTTGTGCCTTAGATGCAAGCATGGCAGGAGGCTCTTATGTAGTCGCCAAGTGCCAGGATAACTTTTTGGTTAAATctggttaaaaacacaaatacatgtCAGTGTGAACATGTATTTACATGGCAGGTTACATGTGAATATTGTTTCAAAAACAGGTAAAAGACATTTATAACACCATTTCTGGTGCAGAAACTATAATATGGAGAAATGTTGAGTTTCACTATCTTACTGCAGGGTCTCAGAGACGGTGTACCTGTTTGGGCTAGCTCTCTTGTAGGACCCGGCACCAGAGCCTGGGCTTCTTTCTGCTCTACATCCAACTGCTGCAGGATGG
This Pygocentrus nattereri isolate fPygNat1 chromosome 15, fPygNat1.pri, whole genome shotgun sequence DNA region includes the following protein-coding sequences:
- the rfc4 gene encoding replication factor C subunit 4 yields the protein MQAFLKGSTQSVKPQRDKAAAGSGGEKRQKAVPWVEKYRPKCVDEVAFQEEVVAVLKKSLEGADLPNLLFYGPPGTGKTSTILAAARELYGPELYRQRVLELNASDERGIQVVREKVKNFAQLTVAGTRPDGKACPPFKIIILDEADSMTSAAQAALRRTMEKESRTTRFCLICNYVSRIIEPLTSRCSKFRFKPLANDIQQERLIEICEKESLKYSKEGIEALVKVSEGDLRKAITLLQSAARLSTEKEITESVIIEIAGVVPPKVIENLLQTCYKGTFEKLEVAVKTMIDEGYAGTQILNQLHDIIIEESLSDKQKSVITEKMAVVDKCLVDGADEYLQLLGLSSVIMQQATQNS